The nucleotide window CTATTTTCAATATTTAAATCATATTGATTATTTGGTATATTTTGTTTATTCATAATCTTCTTCCTCAACTGTAAAGTTTTCATTTGTCAAATATTTTTGATCAAGTTTTTCTTCAATTACCTCAATTGCATATATTCCCATCATTCCAATAGAAGCAGCAGTTATTGCTTTGAAAAATCCACCTTTTTGACCTAAATAATTAGCAGTTGCAATTGCACATCCTGTTGTAATTGCTCCTTGGGATGTTCTTTTAATAGTATCTTTAATAGCTTCTTTTTTTGTAATTTGTCTTGCTTGAGCTTTTTTATAATTGATTGCACCACTTATAACAGCACTAGCAACTGCACCACTTATAACGTGTCCTAGTACATTTCTTGGTGTTCCTGTATCAATAGTTATCTCTTTCATTCTGCTTCCTTAACTTTAGGTTTTCTTTGATATTTTCTTGTTTTTGGTTTTTCCGTAGTTTTTTCTTCACTTTTTTTTTCTATTTTTTCTTCAATACACTCTTTTGTTGCACATAATTTATCTTTTATCTCTTCAACACCATCTTTTGTTTTTTCAAATAATTCAGAAGTTTTCTTTTTTAGTTTATCTTTATTGCTAAAAGCAACAACCGCACCAGCACCAACAGCCAATCCTAATATAAATGGTAAAGCCATTTTTTACTCCTCTTCTTTTTTATCTTTTTTAGAGATATAGTTATTTAAAAGTGCAATAACAGCACCACCTAAAACAGCACCACTAACCATAGATAAGTTTAATTTTGAAAAGATTTGAGATATAGAATTTTCATCAATATTTCCAGACATAATATCATCTAAAATAACTTGATATTCTCCAAGTTTCTCTATGATGTTTTCTTGAGATATATTTGATGTATTTTCAATATTGTAGTGATTTATTACACAATTTCTAAAAGCAGGTAAATGATTATTAAATGAAGCTGCTTGAAGTTTAAAAAGTGTATCTTTTATATCTGCATCTATTGTATAACTCAATAAATTATTATACATTGCAATGTTATTTATTTCTGCAGCAACTCCCATTTCACAACATTCAATCAAAGTGTTTGGAATTTCTATTTTTGAAGCCCAATTATTTATAGGAACTTCAATATTATATCTTTGCATAAGTTGAATAAGCGCTGCGTAATGAATAGCTTCTGCTTCTTTTATATTTACAAAAGGTTGAACTAAACCAAATTTTTCAATTATTTTTGTATAAGTTTCATAAGCTTTAAATTCATCATAAACAGCAATTCTTAGAATTTGTGTTCTAATATCAATATCGCTATTAGTATCAATTCTTGCGTTTATTAATAACTGTTCATCAATATTTTCTTCCATTAAATTACCTCCTTTGCAAGTTCGTTTATTAATATAGATATCTCATCTATATTTTCATTTTTTACTAAATCTTCCCAAAGTTTTGGTTTGAAAATATTTGGGTCATAAGTAATTGTTACTGAGGCAATAATCTTATTTATTTTAATATGATTTATTCCATCAATCTTTTTTGGTAAATCTTCTATGTCACTTAAAGAGATATTTCCAGCATTTTGTGTTATTTTTGGATTTACTCTTACTCTTAATCTTCCTGGAGTATGTGCAATAATAGAAAAAAAACTAGCAATTTTTATAATATCATCTGTACTAATCAAAATAATCCTTTCTAAGATGTATTTTTTCTTTTTTAATATTAAATGGAACTTATTATAAACTAATAATTATTATCATGATTTATTGACAATCTTCACATAAACCATAAATTGTCATAACATGTTCTTTTAATATAAAATTATTTTTTGTTGCAATTTTAATTTGATTTAATTCAATTAAATCATCGTTAAATTCAATAATTTTCCCACAGTTCGTGCAGATTAAATGGTCATGATGTTCTGTAAGATTAAGTTCATATCTTAAAATACCATCTCCTATATCTAACTGATTTACTAATTTCATATCATGAAAAAATTTCATTGCTCTATAAACAGTGGCAATTCCTATTGATACATTATAAATAGATTTTATTTCATTTGATATTTCTTCAGCTGTTAGATGTTTTTTAGAAAAATATAATACTTTTAAAATATAATCTTTTTGGATAGAATTTTTTAAACCAATTTTAGAAACTTGTTTTTTAAAGTTTTTTAGAAAAATATTAAATGCTATATCTTGATTATTTTCCATTAATTTATCCCTTTTATTAATATAAAAATTATGCTAAAACTAAGAGTTAAACCATAAAGTTTCCACAAGTTCTTATGGATTTTAATATTTCTTTTGTACAAAGGTGAATTTGTTATTTCATTTTGATTATTTAGATTTTCCACATTAACTCCTTTTATAATCAAAAGGATATCATAAAATTCTTAAAAGAATATTGATTGTAATTATCATTTTAAATCAAATTTTAAGTATTTCATAAATATAATCAAAAAAACAAAAAAGGATTTTTATGTTGAATGTTACACTTTTAACATCTGTTGCAAAAAGTGCTTTAGTTGGAGCAGTAGCTACAAAAATAGTTGATACTTTAGTTTCTTCAAAAATAAATAATAAAATTGAACAAACAAAATGGCTTAGAAACACAAAGTTAGATCTGTTTTCAAAACTAACAGAAGAGATAATGCTAATAGATAATGAAAATTTTAAAACACAATTAAAAGATATAAAAAGAATATCAGCAAAAATAATTCTTTTAGTTAATGATAGAAAATTGGAAGATAAAATAGAAGATTATATAACTAGATTAAATAGATTTTCTCAAAATGAAAAGATTGAAAGAAATGCTTTATCTTTGGTAAATAAAGATATGATCTCTTTTTTACAGAAAAATATACGTTTATAAAAAATTAAATAATTATTAAGATATTATATATAATAATGATACTCTATATCAATTAATAGGAAAAACAATGGATTTTAGAATTGAAAAAGATACAATGGGTGAAATTAAAGTTCCAAATAATCAATATTGGGGTGCACAAACTCAAAGAAGTTTAGAAAACTTTCCAATCGGTGGTGAGAAAATGCCTAAAGAGATAATTGAAGGATTTGCTTATTTAAAAAAAGCTTGCGCTATTGTAAATAATAAATTAAATAGATTAGATAAAATAAAAACAGATGCAATTTGTGTAAGTTGTGATGAAATAATTCAAGGTAAATTAGCAAATGAATTTCCTTTGGTTGTTTGGCAAACAGGTTCAGGAACACAATCTAATATGAATGTAAATGAAGTAGTCGCTTCAAGAGCAACTGAAAACTTGGGAAAAGATTTTAGAGTTGAAAAACTTATTCATCCAAATGATGATGTAAATAAAGGACAAAGTTCAAATGATACTTATCCAACAGCTATGAGAATAGCATTTGTTCTTGAACTTCAAAAAAGATTGATTCCATCTATTAATGTTTTAAAATCAACTTTAGAAAATAAATCAAAAGAGTTTGAAAATATTGTAAAAATAGGAAGAACTCACCTTCAAGATGCAACACCTTTAACTTTAGGACAAGAAATTTCAGCTTATGTTGATATGTTGGATAAAGCTTTAAATCAAATTGATGATTCTATGAAATATATTGTTGAACTTGCTATTGGTGGAACTGCTGTTGGAACGGGACTAAATTCTCATCCAAATTTTTCACCTATGGTTTGTGAAGTTTTAAATATCTTAACAAATACAAAATATGAGTTTAAATCTCATCCAAATAAATTTCATGCTTTAACATCTCATGATGGAGAAGTTTTTTTAAGTGGAGCTTTAAATGCCCTTGCTTCAAATCTTATGAAAATAGCAAATGATATAAGATGGCTTTCATCAGGTCCTAGATGCGGAATAGGGGAGATTACAATTCCTGAAAATGAGCCAGGAAGTTCAATAATGCCAGGAAAAGTAAATCCAACTCAAAGTGAAGCTATGACTATGGTTGCTGTTCAAGTTATGGGAAATCATACAACTGTTAGTGTAGCTGCATCTCAGGGTAATTTTGAATTAAATGTATTTAAACCTGTAATTGCATTAAACATTATTCAATCAATAAGACTTTTAAGTGATACGATGCTTGCTTTTAATGATAATTGTGCAGTTGGAATAGAGCCAAATCTATCAAATATCAATAAATATCTAAATGATTCACTTATGCTTGTAACTGCACTTAATCCATATATTGGTTATGAAAAAGCTGCGCTTATCGCAAAAACAGCTCATAAAAATGGAACAACATTAAAACAAGAAGCATTAAATCTTGGGATTTTGACTGAATCAGAGTTTGATTCTTATGTAAAACCAGAAAATATGATTCATCCTACTTTATAATTTGGAGAAATGATTGAAAGATTTAGAAAAGTATTTTTTAATAGAAGATTTTGAAGATGGTTGGGGTATGGAAGATGAGTTTATTTGTGAGGAACAATTATTTGATTATTGTGTTGAAGCTTTATTTATTCCTGATGAAAAAATTGAAGAGTTAAATATGATTGATGGTGAGTTAGAAATTTTTTTAAAAGATTTAGACGTTGAAGATATATCAGAAGATTGGTATGTCAATCTTATAAAAAATTCTAAAGATAATTAAATGTAAAATAGCAGAATTTCTGCTATTTTACACTTCAATAGAAAAAGCAACACCATTTTGTTTATTTGTAACTAAAATATTACCTTTAAAATGGCTTTCAATAATCATTTTAGACATATAAAGTCCTATTCCACCAGCATTATCTAAAATACTTGTAATTGAAAGATTATTTTTTATATTAATTTCTATTTTTATTTTTGGATTTTTTATATTTCTTGAAATAATCGCATCTTTTGCATTAAAGAAAATCAATAAAATAGGAGTTTAGATGAAAAATATATTTATATTTTTAACAATTTGTTTATCAGTTAGTTTAAATGCTCATAATTTAATTATAAATGTTATGGATAATTCAGACAATACTATTACAGTAAGAGGTGAATTTAGTACAGGTGAAGATGCAGCAGGAGCTATGATAAGATTAGAATCACTTGTAAGTGGTGATATTTTATTTAAACAAAGGCTTCCTGCTGAAAGTGAACTAATTGTAAATATCCCAAAAGAACCATATCAAATAGTTCTTGATGGAGGTCCTGGTCATACAATAATAAAAGATGGAATAGCGCCACTTGAAGGATTTGCAGAAGAGTTAAAAGAGAAAGTAACTGATGTTAATACAAAACTATCAAAACCAGAAAATTTAAATAATGAATGGGATTTTCTAACAATTTTCTTTTTTACTTTATGTTTGATTTTATTTGCACTTTCAATATATTTTAGTAACAAAAATACAAATAAAATTTTAGAGAAAATAAAAGAAGTTTAAAGCTATAATATTGATATCAATTATCAATTTTATTAATTCTTAAGATTTCTTGCGTTAATATCCTATTTATAATTTGTTAAATAAGTTATTTAGGAAAAAAATGCAAGAAGAAAAAGAAAAAAAGATTGATAGTAAAGATATCTTTGAACATAAAACTACAATCACTATTGTTCATGAAGGACAAGAATATCAACTTAGAATTACAAAAGCAAATAAGTTGATTTTAACAAAATGATAGATTTCTCTTAAATTTTTTAAGAGAAATCTGTTTATTTATTGAGTTATATCTTTGCTTTTTATATAAACTTCATGTCCTTCACCTGCATCTAAAATAGCCGTAAATTCACCTTTTGGTTTTTTAAAAGTTACTTCACTATTTTCATTCATTTTAGTTTCATATATCTCTTTACCATCTTGTTCTATTATAAAATACACACCATTTGCACTACTGCCATCACTAAAGCCACCTTCACAAGTGATAGTTTCATCTGCATTATCAAAGCAGTTCATTATTGCAGAATGAGCAAATGCTGAACTTGCTAAGATTGAAAGTAAAAATATAGTTTTTTTAATCATTTTTTATCCTTTTTATT belongs to Arcobacter defluvii and includes:
- a CDS encoding ferritin-like domain-containing protein, which encodes MEENIDEQLLINARIDTNSDIDIRTQILRIAVYDEFKAYETYTKIIEKFGLVQPFVNIKEAEAIHYAALIQLMQRYNIEVPINNWASKIEIPNTLIECCEMGVAAEINNIAMYNNLLSYTIDADIKDTLFKLQAASFNNHLPAFRNCVINHYNIENTSNISQENIIEKLGEYQVILDDIMSGNIDENSISQIFSKLNLSMVSGAVLGGAVIALLNNYISKKDKKEEE
- a CDS encoding HMA2 domain-containing protein, with product MISTDDIIKIASFFSIIAHTPGRLRVRVNPKITQNAGNISLSDIEDLPKKIDGINHIKINKIIASVTITYDPNIFKPKLWEDLVKNENIDEISILINELAKEVI
- a CDS encoding Fur family transcriptional regulator; translated protein: MENNQDIAFNIFLKNFKKQVSKIGLKNSIQKDYILKVLYFSKKHLTAEEISNEIKSIYNVSIGIATVYRAMKFFHDMKLVNQLDIGDGILRYELNLTEHHDHLICTNCGKIIEFNDDLIELNQIKIATKNNFILKEHVMTIYGLCEDCQ
- the fumC gene encoding class II fumarate hydratase, yielding MDFRIEKDTMGEIKVPNNQYWGAQTQRSLENFPIGGEKMPKEIIEGFAYLKKACAIVNNKLNRLDKIKTDAICVSCDEIIQGKLANEFPLVVWQTGSGTQSNMNVNEVVASRATENLGKDFRVEKLIHPNDDVNKGQSSNDTYPTAMRIAFVLELQKRLIPSINVLKSTLENKSKEFENIVKIGRTHLQDATPLTLGQEISAYVDMLDKALNQIDDSMKYIVELAIGGTAVGTGLNSHPNFSPMVCEVLNILTNTKYEFKSHPNKFHALTSHDGEVFLSGALNALASNLMKIANDIRWLSSGPRCGIGEITIPENEPGSSIMPGKVNPTQSEAMTMVAVQVMGNHTTVSVAASQGNFELNVFKPVIALNIIQSIRLLSDTMLAFNDNCAVGIEPNLSNINKYLNDSLMLVTALNPYIGYEKAALIAKTAHKNGTTLKQEALNLGILTESEFDSYVKPENMIHPTL
- the hemP gene encoding hemin uptake protein HemP codes for the protein MQEEKEKKIDSKDIFEHKTTITIVHEGQEYQLRITKANKLILTK